The following coding sequences are from one Saprospiraceae bacterium window:
- a CDS encoding T9SS type A sorting domain-containing protein, translated as MNRLLLLLGFVAALGLSVQAQKELAFINAPSSIAGQIDFVRAGFGGEFTSVISGEGIKTVPAFACNSGPITNGAAISGNIALIDRGNCNFDEKCLNAQIAGAIMVIVMNSNSATLGGPAFAMGVATQAIADQITIPCVMVSFDEGNRIKNAITSGEKVTFSIGLFPDQNVDLRINNLEKIAHAPAGTVPLSQIKTAADFDVLVAALPTNDGYQEATNVKAKATITHVPSGTEVFNSTSTDTINILPDSTTGILIAEYPFVSNNKGLGQYKIDYSVSSDSTEKIIKDNIATSSFYVTKSAYSKARWNMAANEPLVTTYFGPSAANRTGFLEMLSPYRLNNGQGYSIDSLVFRVLVSSPSTLAGVTMEGYIYRWDDVNQDGEATNDEMMIAAAGTYTFPSGTTASSGLVRMNLENFSGLEPHYIIPENEGLYVAAIRYVGDAPMFFPFDFGIDYGINFQIREAAQALDWDAYPYLQTTLTPAGVVSFEEAGLFNDSGLEPYMGYSGAFWGALATGMIMSEQVVSNKDLLTDADVQVQLSPNPATTELVAKIKLAQPTTSMVYHIIDINGRLITQFNDKSGQEYVSKFDVSELPAGQYILKVQTDKGFQKANFTVVK; from the coding sequence ATGAATAGACTTTTACTACTACTTGGCTTTGTGGCCGCATTGGGATTGTCGGTCCAAGCCCAAAAAGAACTCGCATTTATTAATGCGCCTTCAAGCATTGCCGGACAGATCGACTTTGTAAGAGCAGGATTTGGCGGGGAATTTACAAGTGTAATTTCCGGTGAAGGTATCAAAACAGTACCTGCATTTGCTTGTAATTCAGGACCTATTACAAATGGGGCTGCAATCTCCGGTAATATTGCCTTGATTGATCGTGGAAATTGCAATTTTGATGAGAAATGTTTGAATGCTCAGATCGCTGGAGCCATCATGGTTATTGTGATGAACAGCAATTCTGCAACACTTGGTGGGCCGGCATTTGCTATGGGTGTCGCGACTCAAGCAATTGCAGATCAAATCACTATTCCTTGTGTCATGGTAAGTTTTGATGAAGGGAATAGAATAAAAAATGCAATAACATCAGGTGAGAAAGTTACTTTCTCAATTGGACTTTTCCCTGATCAAAATGTTGACTTGAGAATTAATAATCTTGAAAAAATAGCTCATGCACCAGCTGGAACTGTACCTCTTTCACAAATCAAAACTGCCGCTGATTTTGATGTTTTAGTTGCTGCATTACCTACCAACGATGGATATCAAGAAGCCACAAATGTGAAAGCGAAAGCTACCATAACTCATGTACCTAGTGGTACTGAGGTATTCAATTCTACAAGCACAGATACAATCAATATCCTTCCTGATTCAACTACAGGAATTTTGATCGCAGAATATCCTTTTGTTTCAAACAATAAAGGTTTAGGTCAATACAAGATTGACTATTCAGTAAGTTCTGATAGTACAGAGAAAATTATCAAAGACAACATCGCTACTTCAAGCTTTTATGTAACAAAATCTGCTTATAGTAAAGCCAGATGGAATATGGCTGCGAATGAACCTTTAGTTACAACTTATTTTGGACCTTCAGCAGCAAATAGAACTGGTTTTTTGGAGATGCTTTCTCCGTATAGATTGAACAATGGGCAGGGTTATTCTATCGATTCTTTGGTTTTCAGAGTGTTAGTGAGTTCACCATCTACTCTAGCAGGTGTTACCATGGAAGGCTATATTTACAGATGGGATGACGTCAATCAAGATGGTGAAGCTACTAACGACGAGATGATGATAGCTGCAGCTGGAACATATACTTTCCCTTCAGGAACGACAGCTTCTTCGGGACTCGTGCGTATGAATCTGGAGAATTTTTCCGGACTTGAGCCTCATTACATTATTCCGGAGAATGAAGGTTTATATGTTGCTGCTATAAGATATGTTGGTGATGCACCAATGTTCTTTCCATTTGACTTTGGGATAGATTATGGAATTAACTTCCAAATCAGAGAAGCGGCTCAAGCTTTAGACTGGGACGCATATCCTTACCTTCAGACGACTCTCACCCCTGCTGGGGTTGTATCATTTGAAGAAGCTGGTTTGTTCAATGATAGTGGGTTAGAGCCATATATGGGTTATAGTGGAGCTTTCTGGGGAGCATTGGCTACTGGAATGATTATGAGTGAACAAGTAGTTTCTAACAAAGACCTTCTCACTGACGCTGATGTTCAGGTACAATTGTCTCCAAATCCTGCAACAACGGAATTGGTAGCAAAAATTAAACTCGCCCAGCCCACAACCTCAATGGTATATCACATTATTGATATCAATGGAAGGTTGATCACACAATTCAATGATAAATCAGGGCAAGAGTATGTCAGCAAATTTGACGTATCTGAACTCCCTGCAGGTCAATATATACTTAAAGTTCAAACAGACAAAGGTTTCCAAAAGGCAAACTTTACAGTCGTGAAATAA